Proteins encoded by one window of Conger conger chromosome 1, fConCon1.1, whole genome shotgun sequence:
- the LOC133128099 gene encoding meprin A subunit beta-like: MDFFIFLFVGFTIKLSQSMPTQGDIVKDLGPDFVIGPDLSIEEINQGLNPNLTGGDIMQKRKRSAVLETEARWEIPVPYTLNSSLDINAKAVVLRSIEEYALKSCIDFKLRDTERNYISIEKDSGCYSYVGNIRSGRQILSIGQYCDHVFIVEHEFLHALGFFHEQSRFDRDEYVTIVWENIEKGFENNFEKILKNESTTQGSLYDYNSIMHYAQFAFSNGNGTTIITKQPKFQNLIGQRFSLSRYDAEELNNLYNCTSSVALLEKCTFENESTCRMSQCSKTNASWSNETFTSGGPRSGHTNLGVSEGPTSTPSNESSTSAPNNMTGTDIFMHFSTVNGVEGDRAKMETGKMTPRRRCSIQCLQFYYYHSGNESDQLNIWIRQFDQDNNKETLSLMWRITGPPADYWQLQHVPLNANKLFQVEFEGQKGEGRSSGGFSIDDINLSETECPHQTWHIRNVEQLIANDTVLFSPRYFSKTGYGYQILAVLSPTVIGAFVRLVSGENDDQLQWPCPWHQITILFLDQNPDIQKRMSRQFSYTTDPTSTDAPIWDEPRKVGTLFNDSNGDSYYVNRAFGVQLRSLEEFRNGGFMKGGDIFILVDMQDISELRSGPSRECSTVLPPQNIASADADDGPCVPFVRETTTTSKTSSLQVSSFVVAVLMAWAMLWSY, from the exons atggatttttttatttttctctttgtgGGCTTCACCATAAAACTATCCCAGTCCATG CCTACACAAGGTGATATTGTCAAGGATTTAGGTCCAG ACTTTGTAATAGGTCCGGATCTAAGCATTGAAGAAATAAACCAAG GCCTGAATCCGAATCTTACTGGAGGTGATATCATGCAG AAACGGAAAAGAAGTGCTGTTTTAGAAACGGAGGCCAGATGGGAGATTCCAGTGCCCTATACTCTTAATTCTAGCCTTG ACATTAATGCTAAAGCAGTTGTGCTGAGGTCAATTGAAGAGTATGCTCTGAAGTCATGCATAGATTTCAAGCTAcgggacacagagagaaactaCATATCAATTGAAAAAGATTCAGG ATGCTACTCTTATGTGGGGAATATTCGTTCTGGGAGACAAATCCTTTCCATTGGACAATACTGTGATCACGTATTTATTGTCGAGCATGAATTTCTTCATGCTCTAGGCTTCTTTCATGAGCAATCCAGATTTGACAGAGATGAGTATGTCACAATTGTTTGGGAGAACATTGAGAAAG GGTTTGAGAACAACTTCGAAAagatattaaaaaatgaaagcacCACACAAGGTAGTCTGTATGATTACAACTCCATCATGCACTATGCGCAGTTCGCCTTTAGTAATGGAAACGGAACAACTATAATCACAAAGCAGCCTAAGTTTCAAAATCTGATTGGACAGAGGTTCAGCCTGAGTCGCTATGATGCCGAGGAACTCAACAACCTCTACAACTGCA CATCCTCAGTGGCCCTTCTGGAGAAGTGCACTTTTGAGAACGAGTCAACGTGTCGCATGAGCCAGTGCTCCAAGACCAACGCAAGTTGGAGCAATGAGACATTCACCTCCGGTGGCCCCCGCTCCGGTCACACCAATCTGGGGGTTTCAGAAG GACCAACAAGTACTCCCTCCAATGAATCCAGCACCTCAGCTCCAAATAATATGACAG GGACAGACATCTTCATGCATTTCAGCACAGTCAATGGTGTGGAAGgagacagagccaaaatggagaccGGGAAGATGACTCCCAGGAGACGTTGCAGTATACAGTGCCTCCAGTTTTATTACTACCACAGTGGAAATGAGTCTGATCAACTCAACATATGGATAAGACAGTTTGATCAAGACAATAACAAGGAAACACTGAGTCTTATGTGGCGGATCACAG GCCCACCAGCTGACTACTGGCAGCTCCAGCATGTGCCTCTGAATGCCAACAAATTATTCCAGGTGGAATTTGAGGGGCAAAAAGGAGAAGGACGTTCCTCTGGCGGCTTCTCCATCGATGACATCAACCTGTCTGAGACGGAGTGTCCCCATCAGACTTGGCACATAAGGAACGTGGAGCAGCTCATTGCTAATGACACAGTCCTCTTTAGCCCAAGATATTTTTCCAAGACTGGCTACGGGTACCAAATTTTGGCCGTACTGAGCCCAACTGTCATTGGGGCCTTTGTTCGCTTGGTGTCAGGGGAAAATGACGATCAGCTGCAGTGGCCATGCCCCTGGCATCAGATCACAATCCTATTCCTGGACCAGAACCCTGACATCCAGAAACGGATGTCCAGGCAATTTAGTTACACCACGGATCCCACGTCAACAGACG CTCCTATATGGGACGAACCACGGAAAGTTGGAACATTGTTCAATGACTCGAACGGCGACTCTTATTACGTGAATCGTGCATTTGGAGTGCAACTAAGGAGCTTGGAAGAATTTAGGAATGGAGGATTCATGAAAGGAGGGGACATCTTCATCCTTGTAGACATGCAAG ACATTTCAGAACTGCGTTCTGGCCCTTCTCGTGAGTGCAGCACTGTACTGCCACCACAGAACATTGCAAGTGCCGATGCAGATGATGGCCCATGTGTGCCTTT TGTCAGGGAGACAACCACCACAAGCAAAACAAG CTCTTTACAGGTCTCCTCTTTTGTGGTGGCTGTCCTCATGGCCTGGGCAATGCTGTGGAGTTACTGA